In Fibrobacterota bacterium, the genomic window TCTTCCAGAGCGGCATCCGCAGTTTCGACATCCTGGAACTGGCCCAGGTGCATTTCGGCGCGGGCTTCCAGCGCTGGGCCTTCCCGTCCCTGTTCCTGGGCTTCGGCATCCTGGGGAACATGTTCCCCTTCCACATCTGGTCTCCCGACGGCCATGCTTCGGCGCCCACCGCCATCTCCATGCTGTTGGCGGGCGTGCACATGAAACTGGGAAGTTACGGTTGCCTCCGCATCGCCATGTACCTGCTGCCCGAGGGCGCGCGGGAATGGATGGACGTCTTCCTGGTCCTGGCCGCGGCCGGGACGGTGTGGGGCGCATTCGTCGCGACCAAGCAGAAGGATCTCAAGTACCTGAACGCGTATGCTTCCGTCTCGCACTGCGGGCTGGTCTTCCTGGGATTGGCGGTGTTCACCGCCATCGGCCTGCGCGGCGCGGTGCTGCAAATGCTGGCCCACGGCTTCATCACGGCGGCGATGTTCTGCCTCATCGGGATGATCTATTCCCGCACGCATACCCGTCAGATCCCGGATATGGGCGGGCTGATGGCGAAGATGCCCTTCCTGGGCGTGGGTTTCGTCCTGGCCGGATTCGCCGCCCTGGGGCTTCCCGGCATGGCGGGCTTCATGGCGGAGCTGAACATTTTCCTGGGCGGCTTCAGCTCGGATAGGACCCTGGCGCGCCTATGCACGGCGGCTGCGCTCACTTCCATCATAGTGGCGGCCGTGTACGTGCTGCGCGCCACCAATTCCATCCTGAACGGCCCGGAGCGGAGCGGAAACGCCACCTTAACCGACGCTACTTGGGTGGAAAAGGCGCCGGTGGCGCTCCTTTTGGCGTGCATTTTGGCCCTTGGCCTCTTTCCCGGACCTTTGGTTTCCCTCGTGGACGGGGCCCTGCAACCCATCCTCAACAACCTGAATCGGTGAAGCTCGCATGATTATCCTGCCCTTCCTGCCGGAAATCGCCCTCTTGGGTTTGTCGATCCTCATCCTGGGAATGGAGATGGGCCGGGATGGCGTGGCGGTCCGCCGGGGAGGCAGGGGCGTATTCCATGCGGCCTGGGCGGGATTGTCCGCGATCCTGATCCTCGAGGCGCTGGCTTCCTGGACCGATCTAACCACTTCCATTGGTAGTTATCGAACCAGCCGGGATATCGGCCTTTGGAAGCAGATTTTCCTGCTTGCCACCTTCGCCACCGTGCTCCTGTCCCCGGCCTACTTCCGGGCCGGAGGCAATGCCCGCGGCGTCCTCACGCGGCCCGGAACCTTCTACGCCTTACTACTGCTATGCACCCTGGGCATGTTCGCCCTCATCTCTGCCCGGGATCTGCTCACCTTCTATCTCGGCATCGAGCTCGCCACCTTGCCGCTTTATGCGCTGGCCGCCTTCCAACCCAAGGACGGCGATTCCGTGGAAGCGGGATCCAAGTATATGCTCATGGGCGGTTTCTCTTCGGCCTTGTCCTTGTTCGGCATCTCCTTCCTGTATGGCTCGGCGGGAAGCCTGGGATTCGACGCCCTGAACCTGGCGGCCCAGGGAAACTCGGGTACGGGCCTGCTCCAGATCGGGGTCTACCTGCTGCTGGGAGGATTGGGCTTCAAGTTGGCCATGGCGCCCCTGCATATGTGGGCGCCGGACGTCTACCAAGGTTCCCCGACGCCCGTGATGGCATTCCTGTCCGTCGCGTCCAAGGCCGCGGCGGTGGCGGCTACCGCCCTTTTATTCCTCGGGCCT contains:
- a CDS encoding NADH-quinone oxidoreductase subunit N, which gives rise to MIILPFLPEIALLGLSILILGMEMGRDGVAVRRGGRGVFHAAWAGLSAILILEALASWTDLTTSIGSYRTSRDIGLWKQIFLLATFATVLLSPAYFRAGGNARGVLTRPGTFYALLLLCTLGMFALISARDLLTFYLGIELATLPLYALAAFQPKDGDSVEAGSKYMLMGGFSSALSLFGISFLYGSAGSLGFDALNLAAQGNSGTGLLQIGVYLLLGGLGFKLAMAPLHMWAPDVYQGSPTPVMAFLSVASKAAAVAATALLFLGPLEPLRPSLIGILSVAAVLTMAVGNLGAMRQSNLRRFVAYSSIAQVGYFLVGFTGESGAARVALQYNLLAYGVTSFALYFIISIIGKEGPETLAGLRGLSRRSPALAALLALTMFSLAGLPPLAGFLGKFLLFSAAAGEGHYVLVAFALGNAVVSFYYYMLLVKEAYLAPADEGRSAIALSLAHKIGLAILALLLIVLGACPGVLGYLQAVAPSAG
- a CDS encoding NADH-quinone oxidoreductase subunit M; translation: MDASGSSGSLLLSLTWLAPLASAFILMAIPADRLAVVRRFTLAVNAAVLALIVYLGTIFALHPPIAPSGSSVTALAFAAKLPWFPSLNIHYQVGVDAISMSLMFLAAVIVFTGALASWNIEADQHGPHGSGGKAKEFFILLQLLAAGVFGSFISFDLFTFFVFNELTLIPTYLLIGLFGSGRKSYAAMKLNLMLMGGSALILVGIFGLFFQSGIRSFDILELAQVHFGAGFQRWAFPSLFLGFGILGNMFPFHIWSPDGHASAPTAISMLLAGVHMKLGSYGCLRIAMYLLPEGAREWMDVFLVLAAAGTVWGAFVATKQKDLKYLNAYASVSHCGLVFLGLAVFTAIGLRGAVLQMLAHGFITAAMFCLIGMIYSRTHTRQIPDMGGLMAKMPFLGVGFVLAGFAALGLPGMAGFMAELNIFLGGFSSDRTLARLCTAAALTSIIVAAVYVLRATNSILNGPERSGNATLTDATWVEKAPVALLLACILALGLFPGPLVSLVDGALQPILNNLNR